Proteins co-encoded in one Sulfurimonas sp. HSL1-2 genomic window:
- a CDS encoding iron ABC transporter permease encodes MQRRYALSLSAALIVLLLVATLTLMWGQYPVDARTLAGFLEYKLFGGEALPQYALLENIIVQIRLPRILLAMLIGAALATSGAAFQAMFVNPLVSPGILGVLAGASFGAALGMLVSEQWWIVQALAFVFGFVAVGFAVMVGSMVRAGRSSIMLVLGGVISGSLFTALLSVVKYVADPYSTLPAIVYWLMGSLSMADLDGVALAAVPMLLGIGGLIVLGRYFDLLSLGDEEARALGINVARIRFIAIVLATLASALSVVMAGIIGWVGLIIPHIVRMAFGPSHTLLMPLSAITGAAFLLLADSVSRLAMSVEIPIGILTSLIGIPVFIIVLKHARSAWN; translated from the coding sequence ATGCAGCGCCGCTACGCCCTCTCCCTCTCGGCAGCCCTCATTGTGCTGCTGCTCGTCGCCACGCTGACGCTGATGTGGGGCCAGTACCCCGTCGACGCCCGGACGCTTGCGGGCTTTCTGGAGTACAAGCTCTTCGGCGGCGAGGCCCTGCCGCAGTACGCGCTGCTGGAGAATATCATCGTGCAGATCCGCCTGCCGCGCATCCTGCTGGCGATGCTCATCGGCGCGGCGCTCGCCACCTCGGGCGCGGCCTTCCAGGCGATGTTCGTCAACCCCCTCGTCTCCCCGGGCATCCTGGGCGTCCTCGCCGGGGCCTCCTTCGGCGCGGCGCTGGGGATGCTGGTCAGCGAGCAGTGGTGGATCGTGCAGGCGCTGGCCTTCGTCTTCGGTTTCGTCGCCGTCGGTTTTGCCGTGATGGTCGGCAGCATGGTCCGCGCCGGGCGCTCGTCGATCATGCTCGTGCTCGGCGGGGTCATCAGCGGTTCGCTCTTCACGGCGCTGCTCTCCGTCGTCAAATACGTCGCCGACCCCTACAGCACCCTGCCCGCCATCGTCTACTGGCTGATGGGATCGCTCTCGATGGCGGACCTGGACGGGGTCGCCCTCGCCGCCGTCCCGATGCTGCTGGGTATCGGCGGGCTGATCGTGCTGGGGCGCTATTTCGACCTGCTCAGCCTCGGCGATGAGGAGGCGCGCGCGCTGGGAATCAACGTGGCGCGCATCCGCTTCATCGCCATCGTGCTCGCCACCCTGGCCAGTGCGCTCTCCGTCGTCATGGCGGGGATCATCGGCTGGGTCGGCCTCATCATCCCCCACATCGTCCGGATGGCCTTCGGGCCTTCCCACACCCTGCTGATGCCGCTGTCGGCCATCACCGGAGCCGCGTTTCTGCTCCTGGCCGATTCGGTCTCGAGGCTGGCGATGAGCGTGGAGATCCCCATCGGGATCCTCACCTCGCTCATCGGTATCCCCGTCTTTATCATCGTACTCAAACACGCGAGGTCCGCATGGAACTGA
- a CDS encoding ABC transporter ATP-binding protein, with product MELKPIIEVKNLTFSYPAHQVLKKMSFALYPGEVVSLLGPNGCGKSTLIRLMLGLLRGSGDIRLADRPLGDYSHRQIAQHIAYIPQYHSVPFNYTVEEMVMMGRAAKLGFFAQPGRRDREVAMEALRTVGIDGLASRPFGQLSGGQKQMVLLARALAQEVSTFIMDEPVTGLDYGNQMRLLEMIAHLAGQGKTFLKTTHYPDHALLVSSRVAVMHDGHMIDEGVPDAVITPEMLRRVYGVEADIVEHRDKNWCLPHFRRASA from the coding sequence ATGGAACTGAAACCGATCATCGAAGTCAAAAACCTCACCTTCTCCTACCCGGCACACCAGGTGCTCAAAAAGATGAGCTTTGCCCTCTACCCCGGCGAAGTCGTCAGCCTGCTGGGCCCCAACGGCTGCGGCAAAAGCACGCTGATCCGGCTGATGCTGGGCCTGCTGCGCGGCAGCGGCGACATCCGGCTGGCGGACAGACCCCTGGGAGACTACTCGCACCGGCAGATCGCGCAGCATATCGCCTACATCCCCCAGTACCACAGCGTCCCGTTCAACTACACGGTCGAGGAGATGGTCATGATGGGGCGGGCGGCGAAGCTCGGCTTCTTCGCCCAGCCGGGGCGACGTGACCGCGAGGTCGCCATGGAGGCGCTGCGGACCGTCGGCATCGACGGCCTGGCCTCCCGCCCCTTCGGGCAGCTCAGCGGCGGGCAGAAGCAGATGGTACTGCTGGCGCGCGCCCTGGCCCAGGAGGTCTCCACCTTCATCATGGACGAACCGGTCACCGGGCTTGATTACGGCAACCAGATGCGGCTGCTGGAGATGATCGCACACCTGGCCGGCCAGGGGAAGACTTTTCTCAAGACGACCCACTACCCCGACCACGCCCTGCTCGTCTCCAGCCGCGTCGCCGTCATGCACGACGGGCACATGATCGACGAAGGCGTTCCCGACGCCGTCATCACCCCCGAGATGCTGCGCCGGGTCTACGGCGTCGAGGCGGATATTGTGGAGCACCGCGACAAGAACTGGTGCCTGCCGCACTTCCGGAGGGCCTCCGCATGA
- a CDS encoding TonB-dependent receptor, which yields MKPAYTYPLVAVMAASALWAGPVNIEHIVVSDTALDDTLYLGDVNGSDQRFEKKSITTLGTQANMNPFTIIQYSPSVNYTPADTAGSNEPSYHDPIRIRGKSQSGPGGVYMIDGMPISGNPGGGKQMLDMENVASIDLLKGYLPPEKNIGFSSLIGKVDMNVNAPRQQTNAILSQSFGSDSFTRSYGRFDSGKMGDVRLFGSISHLGYDKYKGDGDLERFNAMAGIAYTPSEMFSAEAYVIYNKDDHHNYYALSYTETQDLEGFWDKDYAAARPTANNDVDYYDWNKQSFDTTAALATLQFRPGADDTVTLKPYYKTDKGEYWNSSVNADPAKNRVIQWRIDHDLYGGVADYTHRFSKALKTTLGYWYHKQQPPGPPTDRLKYKSVGGDLVFDGYASLAKTGYHTLQAPFAELSGSLGVFDYNVGLQYQSFEIGSLESYTFGTDLNTSQNYDTAIAEGTLDPWASVKAKTFYTWIPSLYAGYRFDERNTLYVSYARTYGFDVNLFPTYIKNRASFVSKNVTLQQLWNKLELETSDNIDLGYKTMVGGIALNPVLFVSYVKNKQANVYDPEYGVNYPANVGDAMGYGAEFSASGPVSESLEFIAGLSYNKYAFTQDFKSSPTTTIDTEGKQVPDAPEVLAKAALSYTIGGWMITPSVRYTSKRYGDLQNSQTVDAYTLFDLDVAYRINGFLGSKSAVFRLSGTNLTDEKYIATIISADNVLATTGTSSTYMTGAPMQLFGSLTVNF from the coding sequence TTGAAACCCGCTTACACCTACCCCCTCGTCGCCGTCATGGCCGCCTCCGCCCTCTGGGCCGGCCCCGTCAATATCGAGCACATCGTCGTCTCCGACACTGCCCTGGACGACACCCTCTACCTGGGCGACGTCAACGGGTCCGACCAGCGTTTCGAGAAAAAGAGCATCACGACCCTCGGGACGCAGGCCAACATGAACCCCTTTACGATCATCCAGTACTCCCCTTCGGTCAACTATACCCCCGCCGACACGGCGGGCTCCAACGAACCCTCTTACCACGACCCCATCCGCATCCGCGGCAAATCCCAGTCCGGCCCGGGGGGCGTCTACATGATCGACGGTATGCCGATCTCCGGCAACCCCGGCGGGGGCAAACAGATGCTCGACATGGAGAACGTCGCCTCCATCGACCTGCTCAAAGGGTACCTTCCGCCGGAAAAGAACATCGGTTTCTCCAGCCTGATCGGCAAGGTCGACATGAACGTCAACGCGCCGCGGCAGCAGACGAATGCCATCCTTTCGCAGTCGTTCGGTTCGGACAGCTTTACACGCTCCTACGGACGCTTCGACAGCGGGAAGATGGGGGACGTCCGCCTCTTCGGATCGATCTCCCACCTCGGATACGACAAGTACAAAGGCGACGGGGACCTCGAACGCTTCAACGCCATGGCGGGGATCGCCTATACCCCCTCGGAGATGTTCAGTGCGGAAGCCTACGTCATCTATAACAAAGACGACCACCACAACTACTACGCCCTCTCCTATACTGAGACCCAGGACCTGGAGGGCTTCTGGGACAAGGATTACGCCGCGGCCCGGCCGACGGCGAACAACGACGTCGATTATTACGACTGGAACAAGCAGAGCTTCGATACGACGGCCGCTCTGGCGACCCTGCAGTTCCGCCCGGGCGCAGATGACACGGTGACATTAAAACCCTATTACAAAACGGACAAAGGGGAGTACTGGAACTCCAGCGTCAACGCGGACCCCGCGAAAAACCGCGTCATCCAGTGGCGGATCGACCATGACCTCTACGGGGGCGTCGCCGACTACACCCACCGCTTCTCCAAGGCCCTCAAGACGACGCTGGGCTACTGGTACCACAAGCAGCAGCCTCCGGGACCGCCGACGGACCGCCTCAAATACAAGTCCGTCGGCGGCGACCTCGTCTTTGACGGGTACGCCTCCCTGGCCAAAACCGGCTACCACACCCTCCAGGCCCCCTTCGCGGAGCTCTCCGGCAGCCTCGGCGTCTTCGACTACAACGTCGGGCTCCAGTACCAGAGCTTCGAGATCGGCTCGCTCGAGAGCTACACCTTCGGCACCGATCTCAACACGAGCCAGAACTACGACACGGCGATCGCGGAAGGAACGCTCGATCCGTGGGCCAGCGTCAAGGCGAAGACCTTCTATACATGGATCCCGTCGCTCTATGCCGGCTACCGCTTCGATGAGCGCAATACGCTCTACGTCTCCTATGCCCGGACCTACGGCTTCGACGTCAACCTCTTCCCGACCTACATCAAGAACCGGGCCAGCTTCGTTTCCAAGAACGTGACCCTGCAGCAGCTGTGGAACAAACTCGAACTCGAGACCTCCGACAACATCGACCTGGGCTACAAGACGATGGTCGGCGGTATCGCGCTGAACCCGGTACTCTTCGTCTCCTACGTCAAAAACAAGCAGGCCAACGTCTACGACCCCGAATACGGCGTGAACTATCCCGCCAACGTCGGCGACGCGATGGGCTACGGCGCGGAGTTCTCCGCCTCGGGCCCGGTCAGCGAATCGCTGGAGTTCATCGCGGGACTCTCCTACAACAAGTACGCCTTTACGCAGGACTTCAAAAGCTCGCCGACGACGACGATCGACACCGAGGGCAAACAGGTCCCCGACGCGCCGGAGGTCCTGGCGAAGGCGGCGCTCTCCTACACCATCGGCGGCTGGATGATCACCCCGAGCGTGCGCTACACCTCCAAACGCTACGGCGACCTGCAGAACAGCCAGACCGTCGACGCCTACACCCTCTTCGACCTCGACGTCGCCTACCGCATCAACGGCTTCCTCGGCAGTAAAAGCGCCGTCTTCCGCCTCAGCGGTACGAACCTGACCGACGAGAAGTACATCGCGACCATCATCTCCGCGGACAACGTCCTGGCGACGACGGGAACCTCATCGACCTACATGACCGGCGCGCCGATGCAGCTCTTCGGCTCGCTGACCGTAAACTTCTGA
- a CDS encoding ABC transporter substrate-binding protein, which yields MKTRILLLWVLCLLALPLQARSLTDDYGRTVNLPETVTKIYAASPPLTMSVLAFDPALIAALNFPWSDAQRPYAGAAADRPVAGGFFGQGQTPNFELLAQARPDVILVWGGMPGVEKIVGKFDALGIPVLLVRNSSIRDLLTQFALLGRLTGNTQRADALVAYTEQTLALIDALQPKLAERRPVRYYFAEGPDGLSSECDGSFHLEPFAYAGAKNALECRMSSNYGMEKVSLETVMLADPDVIVAMEPVFADAVGKDPRWQALRAVREGRVLTVPSRPFNYITRPPSFMRLMGIRWLINHFYPEWLEGEEEARFEALFFPVCDTAAPAR from the coding sequence ATGAAAACGCGTATCCTTTTGCTTTGGGTCCTCTGTCTCCTCGCCCTGCCGCTGCAGGCGCGGAGCCTCACGGACGATTACGGCCGGACGGTCAATCTCCCCGAGACGGTGACGAAGATCTACGCGGCGTCGCCGCCGCTGACGATGAGCGTGCTCGCCTTCGACCCCGCGCTCATCGCGGCGCTCAACTTCCCGTGGAGCGATGCGCAGCGCCCCTACGCGGGGGCCGCTGCCGACCGCCCCGTCGCCGGGGGGTTCTTCGGGCAGGGGCAGACCCCGAACTTCGAACTGCTGGCCCAGGCGCGCCCCGACGTCATTCTCGTCTGGGGCGGGATGCCGGGGGTGGAGAAGATCGTCGGCAAGTTCGACGCGCTCGGCATCCCCGTCCTGCTTGTACGTAATTCGTCGATCCGCGACCTGCTCACCCAGTTCGCACTGCTGGGGCGTCTGACCGGCAACACCCAGCGCGCCGACGCCCTGGTCGCCTACACCGAGCAGACCCTCGCTCTCATCGATGCGCTGCAGCCCAAACTGGCCGAGCGTCGGCCCGTCCGCTACTACTTCGCCGAGGGCCCCGACGGGCTCTCCAGCGAATGCGACGGCTCGTTCCACCTCGAGCCCTTCGCCTATGCCGGGGCGAAGAACGCCCTGGAGTGCCGGATGAGTTCCAACTACGGGATGGAAAAAGTGAGCCTGGAGACGGTCATGCTCGCCGACCCGGACGTCATTGTCGCGATGGAGCCCGTTTTCGCCGACGCCGTCGGGAAAGATCCCCGCTGGCAGGCGCTGCGCGCCGTCCGCGAAGGCAGGGTCCTCACCGTGCCGTCGCGCCCCTTCAACTACATCACCCGCCCGCCGTCATTCATGCGGCTGATGGGAATCCGGTGGCTCATAAACCACTTCTACCCTGAGTGGCTTGAAGGGGAGGAGGAAGCGCGTTTCGAGGCGCTCTTTTTCCCCGTCTGCGACACGGCGGCCCCTGCCCGCTGA
- a CDS encoding ABC transporter substrate-binding protein yields MNRLLLTLFISVLVSVPQALSDMKDDQATVSRVFGSSPPMNYLLYALEPAKMIGLNFKAKNPFNGADPAYLDQHFLELPVIGSFHGSGSRINLETLVAARPDLVLIWEDDMLVQTVTDQIKKLGVPTLTVPFRQIASMPDTMERVGDAVGAGERGRQLADYTRTVIAEINASLAGTKPMRYYYAEGLDGLSTECDTSFHVVAMNFAGGENVHKCRQSNLRGLEKINFETLLAYDPEVIIVQHAMVYGDLVEDPMWQQLRAVKTGRIYLVPTVPFNWVDRPPSFMRVIGIQWLASLFHPEAYDVDLKMRVAAFYKLFLGVDLSPREINTLLGDSL; encoded by the coding sequence ATGAACAGACTTCTGCTTACCCTCTTCATATCGGTGCTCGTCTCGGTGCCCCAGGCGCTTAGCGATATGAAAGATGACCAGGCAACCGTCAGCAGGGTCTTCGGCTCCTCGCCGCCGATGAACTACCTGCTCTATGCCCTCGAACCCGCCAAGATGATCGGCCTCAACTTCAAGGCCAAGAACCCCTTCAACGGCGCCGATCCCGCCTACCTCGACCAACACTTCCTGGAGCTGCCCGTCATCGGGTCGTTCCACGGCAGCGGCAGCCGCATCAACCTCGAGACCCTCGTCGCCGCCCGCCCCGACCTCGTGTTGATCTGGGAGGACGACATGCTCGTACAGACCGTCACCGACCAGATCAAAAAACTCGGCGTCCCGACGCTGACGGTGCCTTTTAGGCAGATCGCGTCGATGCCCGATACCATGGAGCGCGTCGGCGACGCCGTCGGTGCAGGCGAACGCGGCCGGCAACTGGCCGATTACACCCGCACGGTCATTGCCGAGATCAACGCCTCGCTGGCCGGCACCAAACCGATGCGCTATTACTATGCCGAGGGGCTGGACGGCCTCTCCACCGAATGCGACACCTCCTTCCACGTCGTCGCCATGAACTTCGCCGGCGGCGAGAACGTCCATAAGTGCCGCCAGAGCAACCTGCGCGGACTGGAGAAGATCAACTTCGAGACCCTGCTGGCCTACGATCCGGAAGTGATCATCGTCCAGCATGCCATGGTCTACGGCGACCTCGTGGAAGACCCGATGTGGCAGCAGCTCCGCGCCGTCAAAACAGGGCGGATCTACCTCGTGCCGACCGTGCCGTTCAACTGGGTCGACCGTCCGCCCTCTTTCATGCGCGTCATCGGCATCCAGTGGCTCGCCTCCCTCTTCCATCCGGAGGCGTACGACGTCGACCTGAAAATGCGCGTCGCCGCCTTCTACAAACTCTTTCTCGGCGTCGACCTGAGTCCCCGCGAGATCAATACGCTATTAGGAGATTCCCTTTGA